The segment AGAGTAGCGTAATTATTAGAAGCTATTTTCTGTTTTCTACTCTATCTTTTTGCGAAAAACAAAAAGGTTAAGAATGTAAAGAGTTTTTCGAACGGTTCCAATCAGGGCTAAATTTGTATAGAAATAGATAGCAAAACAAAAAGCGTAAAGATTTTTAAGATTCTTAAAAGGAGTTTCAAACGCTTTTAAGAATGAATCAAAAAAACACAACCAATAAACAAAAACTTCAAAGGTTTTTGAAACCTGCGAGGCCTACAAAAAACAAATATGAGTAAAAAAGAAATAAAATCAGTAAACTACGGTCTAGAAAAAATATTTGAAGGAGCACAAGATTTCCTTCCACTTTTAGGAACAGATTATGTAGAATTTTATGTTGGTAATGCAAAGCAAGCTGCACATTTTTATAAAACAGCATTTGGTTTTCAGTCTTACGCTTATCGTGGTTTAGAAACGGGTTCTAAAGATTCTGTAAGTTATGTTTTAACGCAAGATAAAATTAAACTAGTTTTAACAACCCCATTAAATAGTAAATCACCAATAAATGATCATATTGTAAAACATGGTGATGGTGTAAAAGTGGTTGCACTTTGGGTAGAAGACGCGAGAAAAGCATATGAAGAAACTACTTCTAGAGGCGCAAAATCTTTTATGGAACCAACGGTAGAGTCAGATGAGCATGGTGAAGTTGTTAGAGCAGGAATTTACACATACGGAGAAACCGTACACATGTTTGTAGAGCGAAAAAACTATAATGGAGCATTTTTACCAGGTTTCCAAAAATGGGAATCAGCATACAATCCACCAAGTGCAGGATTAAAATATATTGACCATATGGTTGGTAATGTTGGGTGGAATCAAATGGATGTTTGGGTAAAATGGTACGAAGACGTAATGGGATTTGAAAACTTTTTATCTTTTGATGACAAGCAAATTCATACAGAATACTCAGCATTAATGAGTAAAGTAATGTCTAACGGAAATGGTAGAATTAAATTTCCAATAAACGAACCAGCAAAAGCAGCAAAACGTTCTCAGATAGAAGAATATTTAGACTTTTATGAAGGTGCGGGTGTACAACATATTGCTGTAGCAACAGATGATATTATTAAAACTGTTTCTCAATTAAAAGCCAATGGAGTAGAATTTTTATCAACTCCGCCAGAAGCATATTATAAATCAGTTCCTGCAAGATTGCAAGAGTTTAGTCATGAATTAGCAGAAGATATCGAAAAGTTAATGGCTTTAGGTATCATGATAGATGCGGATGAAGAAGGCTATTTATTGCAAATTTTTACAAAACCAATAGAAGACAGACCAACGTTGTTTTTTGAAGTCATTCAAAGAATGGGTGCAAGAGGTTTTGGCGCAGGAAACTTTAAAGCATTGTTTGAATCTATAGAAAGAGAACAAGCCAAAAGAGGAACACTTTAAGCATACGTCATTACGAGGATAGAAGACGAAGCAATCTCTTTAAAATTAGAAGATAGCTTCATTAGATTCGCAACGATAAAAAATAATAAAAGAACAAAGAGAAAGAATTTTATCTTTGTTCTTTTTTAGTATTATAAACAATGGAAAGAGACGAGATTTTAAAAGCAATAGAAGAAAAGTACAATAAATTAGGTGTTCCTGTTGATGCGATGTTAGAAGGTTTATTACATAGTACACCTATTACGTATTGGGATTATATTCAAACAGATGCTTTGCTTGGTTTACAAATTCCAAGAACAACACAGCCAGATGAAATGGTTTTTATCATGTATCATCAGGTAAATGAGTTGTTGTTTAAAATGATTTTATGGGAAATTGATCAAGTTGCAAAAACAAATGAAGTTACTGCAGATAAATTTTCGATGCATTTAGGTAGAATAAGTAGATATTTTGATATGCTTTGTAGTTCTTTTGATGTGATGGCAGACGGAATGGAAAAAGAGCAATATCTAAAATTTAGAAACACATTAACACCTGCAAGTGGTTTTCAATCAGCTCAATATCGTAAAATTGAATTTGCATCCACAGAATTAATTAATTTAATTGATGCTCGTTTCAGAGATTCTATTGATAGAAATTCATCATTTAAAAATGCCTACAATCATCTGTACTGGCAAGCTGCGGGTAAAAATTATACAACGGGTCAAAAATCAACATTATTAAATCTTTTTGAGAAAAAATATATGGGAGATTTTATTGACTTTATGGAAGATTATAATGACATTAATTTATCCTTAAAATTTAAACAACTTCCAAAAGAAGTTCAAGAAAATGAAGATTTAATCAAAGCAATGCGTCATTATGATTATACAGTAAACGTTAAGTGGGTAATGGCTCATTATAATGCTGCTGCAAAATATATTGGAGGAAGCGATTCTGAATTAAAAGCGACAGGAGGTAGTAATTGGCGTAAATATATGCATCCAAAATATCAACGAAGAATTTTCTATCCGTACTTGTGGAGTGAAGATGAATTAAAAAACTGGGGAACATTTTAACTCAGATTAATTCCTCAACGCTTTCATTGAGGTTCCAAATAAAACTGTCATTTCCGTGAAAATGAGAACCAAAAAATTACCGTTAAAAAGTCATTTACGAATTGTTAGTAATTAACTTTTTTCCATTTTGGAACGCTAATTGTCATTACTTTTTTATAAGTTTGGTTTTTATGAAAAAAAATATCACATTATTTTTTACACTTTTTTTAATTACGGCTACCTATAGTCAAGAAAAATCTACTGCTTTTAAAAGTGGAGAATGGTTGCGTTATAAAATGAGTTACAGTGGCTTTTTAAGAGCTGGAACAGCAATTCTTGAAGTAGAAGAAGAGGAATTGAATGGAAAGAAAGTATTTCATACAAAAGGTTCTGGTTGGACTTCTGGAATGATAAAGTGGTTTTTTAAAGTAGATGATGTTTATGAAAGCTATTTTGATCAAAAAGAAATAAAACCGTATTTATTTAAAAGAAAGATTGATGAAGGAGGTTATAAGAAAAATAGAAATACAACATTTAACTACGAAACAAATAAGGCGTTAGTTGAAGATTTTATCAATAAAAAAGATTCTTCTATTGCTTTTTCTAATGTGCAAGATATGCTGTCTTCTTTCTATTATTTAAGAAACTATGATATAGAAAACTTAAAAATAGGAGATGAAATAGCTATTGATATGTTTATGGATTCACAAGTGTATCCTTTTAAGTTACGTTTTATAGGGAAAGAAATTATAAAAACAAAGTTTGGGGATATTAAAACATTAATATTTAATCCGTTAGTTCAGTCTGGTAGAGTGTTTAAAGCAGAAGAAAGTGTTACTATTTGGATTACTGATGATGAAAATAAAATTCCAATTAAAATGAGGGCTTCATTGTCTGTTGGTTCTCTTCGTGCAGAGCTAGAAGCTTATAAGGGTTTAGCAAATTCCTTTGAAGTTCTTTACGATGAAACTACTAATTAAATTTTTATTAAAACTTTAACGAAACCGTTATAGGAACTTCCTACTTTAGATTAAAAATAAATCAATTTTAGTTGTATTTTTGGAAATCAATTTTAATAGATAAGTTTCTTGAAAAAAATAGTTTTCCTCTTTGTACTTATTATCTCATTTTCATCTTGTAAAAAAGAGGTTAATAAGCCTGTTTTACTTATTAAAAAAGAAAAACCAAAACCAATCTATAGGTTTGGATATAAAATAGATGACTTTAAAGTAATTCAAGATACTATTAAAAGCGGAGAAAGTTTTGGAATTATTCTCGATAGGCATCATGTTTATTATCCAAAAATTAATAAAATAGCAGGCGCTATAAAAGATGTTTTTGATGTAAGAAGAGTAAGAGCTGGTAAGCCTTATACTATTTTAGCAAGTAAAGACTCTACAGAACAAGCACAAATATTTATTTATAAACATGATAAAATTAATGCTACAATTGTAGACTTTAAAGATTCTCTTATTACAGCTACTCGCTATAAAAAACCAATTAAAGTTGTAGAGGAAATTGCTGAGGGTATAATTTATTCAAGCCTATCTCAAACAATGGATAGTTTAGGGTTAAAGCCTAACTTAACGTACACCATTGCAGATAATATTTATGCATGGACATTAGATTTTCAGAAACTACAAAGAGGAGATTCTTTTAAACTTGTTTACGAGGAAAAGTATATTGAAGACACTCTTTTTGCAGGTTATGGAAATGTAAAATCAGCAGTTTTTAAACATAGAGGAGTCGATTTTTATGCATACAGATTTATTGCAGATTCTATAAAAGGAATTCCAGAATATTATGATGAAGAAGGAAATATGTTGCGTAGTCAGTTTTTAAGATCTCCAATTAAATTTCAATATAGAATTTCTTCAAGGTATAATTTAAAAAGAAGAATTGCTTATTATGGTAATAGAATAAGGCCTCACAGAGGAACCGATTTTGCTGCAAATATTGGAACTCCAATTTTAGCAACTGCAAGTGGAACTGTAATTCAATCTACAAGGAGAGGTGGTAATGGTAAATTTGTAAAAATTAGGCATAATGGTACGTATTCTACTCAATATTTACATATGAAAAATCGTAAAGTTAAAAAAGGACAATACGTTAAACAAGGTGATGTAATTGGTTGGGTAGGAATGACTGGGAATACTGGTGGGCCACATGTTTGTTATCGTTTTTGGAAAAACGGAAGAGAAGTAGATCCATTTAAACAAAAATTACCAGCAGCAAAACCCTTAAAGAAAAGTTTGAAACCAAGATATTTAGAGTTTATAAAACCGCTTGAATATCAGTTAGATCATAAACAAATTCCAACACAACAAATAGAAATAGTAACAGAAACAATTGCTCAAAATTAAAAAATGGCTTTAAAAAATATCAACCCAACTGCAACCAATGCTTGGCAAAAATTAACAAATCATTTTAATGATATTCAAAATATTACAATTAAAGATTTGTCTAAAGACTTAAAAAGAAAAGAAGATTTTTCTTTAAATTTTGATGATTTACACGTAGATTTTTCAAAAAATAGAGTTACTCAACAAACGATAGATTTATTAGTTGAATTAGCAAATGAAGTAGATTTAAAAAATGCTATTGAAAAACAATTTTCTGGAGAAAAAATTAATGTAACAGAAGGTAGAGAAGTCTTACACACGGCATTAAGAAGTACTTCTGATGAACCGGTTTTAGTTGATGGTAAAAATATTAAACCTCAAGTTCAAGCTGCTTTAAGAAAAATTAAAAGCTTTAGTAATAAAGTTATTTCTGGTAAATGGAAAGGGTATACTGGAAAGTCAATTACAGATATTGTTAATATTGGTATTGGTGGTTCAGATTTAGGGCCAGACATGGTTGTTGAATCTTTACAGTATTATAAAAATCAATTAACCTCTCATTTTGTTTCTAATGTAGATGGAGATCATGTATCAGAAATTATAAAAAAATTAGACCCAGAAACTACCTTGTTTGTAATCGTATCTAAAACATTTACAACGCAAGAGACTATTACAAATGCAGAAACACTAAAAAATTGGTTTTTAAAATCTGCAACTATTTTTGATATTCCAAAACACTTTGTGGCAGTATCAACAAATTTAGAAGCTGTAGATAATTTTGGAATTGATAAAAGTAACGTTTTTCCAATGTGGAATTGGGTTGGAGGTAGGTTCTCATTGTGGTCTGCTGTAGGTTTATCTATAAGCTTATCAGTTGGGTATGATAATTATAAATCATTATTAGAAGGAGCTGAAGAAATGGACCTTCATTATAGAAATGAAGATTTTGATAACAATATTCCGGTAATTTTAGCATTGTTAAGTATTTGGTATAATAATTTTTATGGTGCAGAGTCTGAAGCTGTATTGCCTTACTCACAATATTTAAAGAAATTACCAGACTATTTACAACAAGCTATTATGGAAAGTAATGGAAAAGGTGTAGATAGAAATGGAGAAAAAGTAGATTATCAAACAGGAACAATTGTTTGGGGAAGTACAGGTACAAACATGCAACATGCATTTATGCAATTAGTGCATCAAGGAACTAAATTAATTCCGTGTGATTTTATTGGTTACAAAGAATCTTTATATGGTTTAACAGATCATCATAAAAAATTAATGGCCAATTATTATGGTCAAATGGAAGCTTTGGCTTTTGGTAAAACGAAAGAAGAAGTTCATTTAGAACTAAAATTTTCTGGTGATACAGCTAAAATTGCAAAATTATTACCTTTTAAAGTATTTGAAGGTAATAGACCAAGTAATGCACTGCTTTTTGATAAATTAACACCAAAGTCTTTAGGAAAGTTAATTGCTTTATATGAGCATAAAATTTTTACGCAAGGAATTCTATGGAATATTTATAGTTATGACCAGTTTGGAGTAGAGCTAGGAAAGGAATTAGCAAAAAAATTATTGAAGAATCAGTAGGATTAGATTCTAGAAACTTAATACATTAACATTTACATTGCTTTTTGTTAATAATTTTGTTAATATATAAATTGCTCATTTACAGTTTGTAAAAATTAATTTAATTACATTTATTTATCTAAATTTTTTGTTAAAGCTTAACATTAAATTAACACTAATAGCCTGCAAAAGCAGGAATTTTGCAAAACATTTAATAACATAAAATTAAAAAATGAAAAATTTTAAAAACTTATTATTTGTAGCTCTGTTTTTTGTAACAGCTACAGTTTTAGGACAAACTAAAGTTACAGGTAAGGTTGTAGATGATACAAACCAACCCTTACCTGGAGCAAGTGTTGTTGTAAAAGGAACAACAAACGGTACATCAACAGATTTTGATGGAAAGTTTATCTTAAACACTAAGTCTAATTCTGGTGTTTTAGTAGTCTCTTTTATAGGCTTCGAAGCTAAAGAAGTTTCTTTTTCTTCATCAAAAAAGAATTTAACAATTAAATTAGTAGAAGACGCTGGCTCTTTAGATGAAATCGTTATAACAGCTACATCTTTTGCTATTGATAGAAAAACTCCTGTTGCAGTTTCTACTATTAAAGCTGCTGATATTGAACGAAAATTAGGTTCTCAAGAATTCCCAGAGATTTTAAAATCTACTCCTGGAGTATATGCTACTAAATCTGGTGGTGGTTTTGGAGACGGTCGGATCAATATGCGTGGTTTCAACTCAGAAAACGTTGCTGTTATGATTAACGGAGTTCCTGTTAATGATATGGAGAATGGTAGAGTATACTGGTCTAACTGGGCTGGTTTATCAGATGTAACATCGGCAATGCAAGTGCAAAGAGGTTTAGGTGCTGCTAAAGTTGCTGTACCTTCTATTGGTGGAACAATTAATATTCTATCAAAAACTTCTGATATGTCAAAAGGAGGAAATATTATTGCTAGTACGGGAAATAATGGTTTTCAAAAATATGGATTTACATTATCTACAGGGTTAATGGATAGCGGTCTTGCTGCTACTGTTTCTTTCTCTAAAACGTCTGGAGAAGGTTATGTTGATGGTACTCAGTTTGAGGGTTACAATTACTTTTTGAACTTAACAAAAGAAATAAATGAGAATCACAAGATCTCTTTTACAACTTTTGGATCACCACAAAGACATGGGCAAAGACAAAACAGAAGTACTGTAGAAACGATTAGAAATGCACAATCAGGAATTCGTTTTAATCCAGATTGGGGTTATAAAAATGGACAAGTTACTTCAATAGAAGATAATTTTTATCACAAATCGCAAACTTCATTAAATCATTATTGGACAATTAGTGACGTTACTTCTTTATCAACTGCAGCCTATGTCTCTTATGGTAAAGGTGGTGGTGGTGGTACCGCTGGTTCTAATAGAGATTTATTTAACGTAAGAGTTGGTGGTTCAGATCAACCTGTAGATTTCGATAATATTGTTGAGATAAATAAGGAAAATGGTGCATTGGGTTCTGAAGCTATTTTAAGAGCTTCAAGAAACGATCATGAATGGTTTGGTGTATTATCTACTTTTAAAACAGAATTAACGGATAATTTAGATTTAATTGCTGGTTTAGATTGGAGAACTTATACAGGAAGTCACTTTAGAGAAGTTACAGATTTATTAGGAGGGCAATATTTCTTTGATGATTCTAATGTTAATGGCACAAGTTCAGCTTTACAAGTTGGCGATAAAATGGGTTATCATAATGATGGTAATGTAGGTTGGTTAGGTTTCTTTGGTCAATTAGAATATGGTACAGAAAATTTTGATTCTTTTATTTCTACTTCTGTGCAAAGAAGTACGTACCAAAGAGTAGATTATTTTCAATATGACTTAAGTACAGAAGCTGGTAGAGATATAGCTACAACAGATAAAGTAAGTTTAAATGGTTACAGTATTAAAGGTGGAGCAAATTACAGAATTGATGATGTACAAAATGTATTTGTTAATATTGGTTATTTTGAAAGACCTGCAAATTTTGATTCAGTATTTCAAGGTTTCAATAATACAACTGTAAATGAAAATGCTGAAAATGAAAAGATTTTTAGTTTAGAATTAGGCTATGGTGTAAGAAGTGACAAATTTGCAGCGAATGTAAATTTATATAGAACACAATGGAATGACAGATCTTTTTCAAGAGGAATCTCTGCAGATCCAACGGTTAGTGGTTCAGAAGATTTTACAGCAAATTTATTAGGAGTTAACGCTTTACATCAAGGTGTTGAGTTTGATTTCACCTATAAGCCTTCAGATAAATTGAGTTTATCAGGAATGGTTTCTTTAGGAGACTGGACAAACGATAATGATTTAATAGATGTGCCTATTTTTGATGAAAATCAAAATCAAAGAGGTACTTTAGATTTACTTGTTGCTGGATTAAAAGTATCTGATGCTGCACAAACAACTGCTGCTTTAGGGATGTTATATAAATTTTGGGACAAAACTTCAATCACTGTAGATTATAATTATTTTGCAGATTTATATGCTCAAATTAATATATTAGACAGAGCAGATTTTGACCCTTCTACTCCAGCAGTAAGAGGAGGAGATACATGGAAAGCACCTAGTTATAATACATTTGATGCAAGTTTGCGTCATGGGTTTAATCTAGGTGAATTTGATACTACTGTTACAGTTCGTGTAAACAATCTATTTGACACAGAATATATCGCAGATGCCTTAGATGCTTCGGATCCATTAGTATGGTTTGGTTTTGGTAGAACATTTAGTTTAGATTTAAAAATTAAATTTTAAAAAATTTTAAAAAAATGAAAAAAATATTTTATTCTTTCGCTATTTTATCTTTATTGTTTACTTCATGTAATCCAATGGAAGATATTTATGATAAATTGGATGCTAAAGAGTCAGTAATTACTGGAGAAGCAACAATTACATTAACAGATGCAGATTATGATGCTTTAGACCTAAGTTTCGGGAACTTTAGTTCAATAGATGATGCTAAAGAAATGATTCCAGGCTTTCTATCGAATAAATATCCAGTTTGGGGTAAAGAATCTTTGGCAGCGGTAACGTTTAAGTTATATAGTCCAATTAAATTCGAAAGCTATACGGTTATTGATGCAGATTATACTGCTTTAGGATTAACTAGTTTAAACAATAGTGGAGATTTTAGTGATTTCTTTGCTGCTAAATTTCCAAGTGAAGTTAAAGGTACAGTAGTTGATCTAACATATAAAACCGAACCAACAATTATTGATTATACATTAACAGATGATGATTATGATTTAGTAGGAAATGGAAGATTTGACAATTTTGACATTAGAACAGGAAGAGCAGAAGAAGATATCGAGGTAAGAAGAGCAAAAATTCAAACTATTTTATTAAATAATTTTCCTGATGCACCAGACGCAACCAAATATAATGTAGCCTATGCGGCTTATGATGGTTCTAATGTTACTTTAGAAATGTTAGTAAAGCAACAACAAAATGCTCCGGATGCTTCTTTAACAACAAATTACACATTAACAGAGGCTGATTTTGCTTTGGTTGGAAATGGTACTTACAATAATTTTGATATTAGAGTTGGTGGTCCAGAAGAAGCTGTAGAAACTAGAAGAGATAAAATTGAAACAATTTTATTAAACAATTTCCCTTCTGTTGCTTCAGGCGATTTATACAATGTAACGTATGCAA is part of the Polaribacter sp. SA4-10 genome and harbors:
- a CDS encoding tryptophan 2,3-dioxygenase family protein, which translates into the protein MERDEILKAIEEKYNKLGVPVDAMLEGLLHSTPITYWDYIQTDALLGLQIPRTTQPDEMVFIMYHQVNELLFKMILWEIDQVAKTNEVTADKFSMHLGRISRYFDMLCSSFDVMADGMEKEQYLKFRNTLTPASGFQSAQYRKIEFASTELINLIDARFRDSIDRNSSFKNAYNHLYWQAAGKNYTTGQKSTLLNLFEKKYMGDFIDFMEDYNDINLSLKFKQLPKEVQENEDLIKAMRHYDYTVNVKWVMAHYNAAAKYIGGSDSELKATGGSNWRKYMHPKYQRRIFYPYLWSEDELKNWGTF
- a CDS encoding peptidoglycan DD-metalloendopeptidase family protein, which produces MKKIVFLFVLIISFSSCKKEVNKPVLLIKKEKPKPIYRFGYKIDDFKVIQDTIKSGESFGIILDRHHVYYPKINKIAGAIKDVFDVRRVRAGKPYTILASKDSTEQAQIFIYKHDKINATIVDFKDSLITATRYKKPIKVVEEIAEGIIYSSLSQTMDSLGLKPNLTYTIADNIYAWTLDFQKLQRGDSFKLVYEEKYIEDTLFAGYGNVKSAVFKHRGVDFYAYRFIADSIKGIPEYYDEEGNMLRSQFLRSPIKFQYRISSRYNLKRRIAYYGNRIRPHRGTDFAANIGTPILATASGTVIQSTRRGGNGKFVKIRHNGTYSTQYLHMKNRKVKKGQYVKQGDVIGWVGMTGNTGGPHVCYRFWKNGREVDPFKQKLPAAKPLKKSLKPRYLEFIKPLEYQLDHKQIPTQQIEIVTETIAQN
- a CDS encoding DUF3108 domain-containing protein, coding for MKKNITLFFTLFLITATYSQEKSTAFKSGEWLRYKMSYSGFLRAGTAILEVEEEELNGKKVFHTKGSGWTSGMIKWFFKVDDVYESYFDQKEIKPYLFKRKIDEGGYKKNRNTTFNYETNKALVEDFINKKDSSIAFSNVQDMLSSFYYLRNYDIENLKIGDEIAIDMFMDSQVYPFKLRFIGKEIIKTKFGDIKTLIFNPLVQSGRVFKAEESVTIWITDDENKIPIKMRASLSVGSLRAELEAYKGLANSFEVLYDETTN
- the pgi gene encoding glucose-6-phosphate isomerase, encoding MALKNINPTATNAWQKLTNHFNDIQNITIKDLSKDLKRKEDFSLNFDDLHVDFSKNRVTQQTIDLLVELANEVDLKNAIEKQFSGEKINVTEGREVLHTALRSTSDEPVLVDGKNIKPQVQAALRKIKSFSNKVISGKWKGYTGKSITDIVNIGIGGSDLGPDMVVESLQYYKNQLTSHFVSNVDGDHVSEIIKKLDPETTLFVIVSKTFTTQETITNAETLKNWFLKSATIFDIPKHFVAVSTNLEAVDNFGIDKSNVFPMWNWVGGRFSLWSAVGLSISLSVGYDNYKSLLEGAEEMDLHYRNEDFDNNIPVILALLSIWYNNFYGAESEAVLPYSQYLKKLPDYLQQAIMESNGKGVDRNGEKVDYQTGTIVWGSTGTNMQHAFMQLVHQGTKLIPCDFIGYKESLYGLTDHHKKLMANYYGQMEALAFGKTKEEVHLELKFSGDTAKIAKLLPFKVFEGNRPSNALLFDKLTPKSLGKLIALYEHKIFTQGILWNIYSYDQFGVELGKELAKKLLKNQ
- the hppD gene encoding 4-hydroxyphenylpyruvate dioxygenase is translated as MSKKEIKSVNYGLEKIFEGAQDFLPLLGTDYVEFYVGNAKQAAHFYKTAFGFQSYAYRGLETGSKDSVSYVLTQDKIKLVLTTPLNSKSPINDHIVKHGDGVKVVALWVEDARKAYEETTSRGAKSFMEPTVESDEHGEVVRAGIYTYGETVHMFVERKNYNGAFLPGFQKWESAYNPPSAGLKYIDHMVGNVGWNQMDVWVKWYEDVMGFENFLSFDDKQIHTEYSALMSKVMSNGNGRIKFPINEPAKAAKRSQIEEYLDFYEGAGVQHIAVATDDIIKTVSQLKANGVEFLSTPPEAYYKSVPARLQEFSHELAEDIEKLMALGIMIDADEEGYLLQIFTKPIEDRPTLFFEVIQRMGARGFGAGNFKALFESIEREQAKRGTL
- a CDS encoding carboxypeptidase-like regulatory domain-containing protein, with amino-acid sequence MKNFKNLLFVALFFVTATVLGQTKVTGKVVDDTNQPLPGASVVVKGTTNGTSTDFDGKFILNTKSNSGVLVVSFIGFEAKEVSFSSSKKNLTIKLVEDAGSLDEIVITATSFAIDRKTPVAVSTIKAADIERKLGSQEFPEILKSTPGVYATKSGGGFGDGRINMRGFNSENVAVMINGVPVNDMENGRVYWSNWAGLSDVTSAMQVQRGLGAAKVAVPSIGGTINILSKTSDMSKGGNIIASTGNNGFQKYGFTLSTGLMDSGLAATVSFSKTSGEGYVDGTQFEGYNYFLNLTKEINENHKISFTTFGSPQRHGQRQNRSTVETIRNAQSGIRFNPDWGYKNGQVTSIEDNFYHKSQTSLNHYWTISDVTSLSTAAYVSYGKGGGGGTAGSNRDLFNVRVGGSDQPVDFDNIVEINKENGALGSEAILRASRNDHEWFGVLSTFKTELTDNLDLIAGLDWRTYTGSHFREVTDLLGGQYFFDDSNVNGTSSALQVGDKMGYHNDGNVGWLGFFGQLEYGTENFDSFISTSVQRSTYQRVDYFQYDLSTEAGRDIATTDKVSLNGYSIKGGANYRIDDVQNVFVNIGYFERPANFDSVFQGFNNTTVNENAENEKIFSLELGYGVRSDKFAANVNLYRTQWNDRSFSRGISADPTVSGSEDFTANLLGVNALHQGVEFDFTYKPSDKLSLSGMVSLGDWTNDNDLIDVPIFDENQNQRGTLDLLVAGLKVSDAAQTTAALGMLYKFWDKTSITVDYNYFADLYAQINILDRADFDPSTPAVRGGDTWKAPSYNTFDASLRHGFNLGEFDTTVTVRVNNLFDTEYIADALDASDPLVWFGFGRTFSLDLKIKF